The genomic DNA ATGAAAAACATATTTTATAAAACCATATATAGGCTGAAACATTTCATAAATTATGAGATATACAAGAGTAATAGGTTccatttatttttctaaaataagtttgTTTAGAAAAGTATATTATTTTATGGCAATAAGTCATCTTGTCATTCTATATAAAGGGGTTAAGATCCCATGTATTAGACAAGTTTTCAACTAATATAATTTTCAACAAGTTTATAAAGGCATTCAATTATATTGAACTCTACAAATGCTTCCAGATGGTTGTGACTAGTTTAGGAGGCCATGAAACTTAAGGCTTTGATTTAAAGGAATTTGTGAAACTTACCTAATATTATACATTAGATAATATATGCACACACATACTTAACTGCTTTCATTTCTCAATGCAAAACATTCCAAGGAAAACTCACCTAATGCCTGCCCAGTACATTTTCATGTATTAGGCTGAATCCTATCATATTGTTTCTCTTGATGAACGAATTTCCATGCTACAAACTAGCGCACTCTATGTTCAACTAAAGCATTATTAGATAGATTTCCTACCTGAAAGAAATCAGCATTGCCAAATAATTAAATGAAAAGGATGCAATAACTGACCATTTGCACAATGGATGTAGACTGGTTTCTTTTCAGATCTCTTTTGGCATCCCCAACGGACAGCACATTCAATTTGTGTTGGATCAGGAGACCTTGAATCCCACAAAGGGATGCAAAGATAAGATTCTGCAGGAACAAAATAGGTCCTCGGTAATTCACATGTGCAGTCGATAACCACGGGGTCACCCGGAGGCAAACGACTCAATGAAGTAGGCCACCCTCCAAGATAGAGTCCCTCAACAATTTCATCATACAATGACTCCCTCCTCTTCATCCTTTTGAAAACAGTATATACTCGAACTGTCAATAGATATGGGGCAAAAAGAAACTTTGACCAAAGAGGGAAACTCCCATGGGAGCTCTTTCCAAGGATTAAAGGCAAATTTACAGCCGGATGAGATGCAATGGAGACTGTGTACCCAACCACAGCACTTAGTAGAAGTGGCACTGCTGTGTAAGTTCTGCCGGATTTCTTGAGGTAGACAGATGTAGAGAGGAGAATTGTTGACACACATCCCATAACCTTCGATATTCCCATTTTCTTTATTGAGCAACAACCTTTGGTATTTTTACCTAAATAAAAGCAAGTGTGTGTAATTAAGTAAAAGCAATCGCATGGAATCAAGAAAGATAtctttttactcataaaaataatAGGAAATGAAAATTATGACAGAAAATCCCCATCGAtaagtttgctaaggaatttcTCTACATTACAGCAAGTAGAGATGCAGAAAATATTACAAGACAAA from Zingiber officinale cultivar Zhangliang chromosome 4A, Zo_v1.1, whole genome shotgun sequence includes the following:
- the LOC121969790 gene encoding uncharacterized protein YnbD-like isoform X2; its protein translation is MGISKVMGCVSTILLSTSVYLKKSGRTYTAVPLLLSAVVGYTVSIASHPAVNLPLILGKSSHGSFPLWSKFLFAPYLLTVRVYTVFKRMKRRESLYDEIVEGLYLGGWPTSLSRLPPGDPVVIDCTCELPRTYFVPAESYLCIPLWDSRSPDPTQIECAVRWGCQKRSEKKPVYIHCANGPELGQDDWQC
- the LOC121969790 gene encoding uncharacterized protein YnbD-like isoform X1, which gives rise to MGISKVMGCVSTILLSTSVYLKKSGRTYTAVPLLLSAVVGYTVSIASHPAVNLPLILGKSSHGSFPLWSKFLFAPYLLTVRVYTVFKRMKRRESLYDEIVEGLYLGGWPTSLSRLPPGDPVVIDCTCELPRTYFVPAESYLCIPLWDSRSPDPTQIECAVRWGCQKRSEKKPVYIHCANGHGRSVCVMCALLVELGVAESWKDAEKMIREKRPLIRMNAHHRRRLEEWSKRRIVSPTK